A window from Streptomyces sp. NBC_00299 encodes these proteins:
- a CDS encoding endonuclease V: MTTVPIPAGWPATEEEARAVQDELRERVVLDEAGPRPGSGHVTGVDVAYDDERDVVAAAAVVLDAATLEVVAESTAVGRISFPYVPGLLAFRETPTVLAALDALPCPPGLVVCDGYGLAHPRRFGLASHLGVLTGLSTIGVAKNPFTFTYDAPAPTRGSSAPLLAGDEEVGRALRTRTAVKPVFISVGHRVTLPNACAHTLALTPEYRLPETTRRADALCRRVLKEASGTRA; this comes from the coding sequence ATGACGACCGTACCCATCCCGGCGGGCTGGCCCGCGACCGAGGAAGAAGCCCGCGCCGTCCAGGACGAGCTGCGCGAACGGGTGGTGCTCGACGAGGCCGGGCCACGGCCCGGATCCGGGCACGTGACCGGCGTCGACGTGGCCTACGACGACGAGCGGGACGTGGTGGCGGCAGCGGCCGTCGTGCTGGACGCCGCGACGCTCGAGGTCGTCGCCGAGTCCACTGCCGTCGGCCGGATCTCCTTCCCGTACGTCCCCGGCCTGCTCGCCTTCCGCGAGACCCCCACGGTGCTGGCCGCCCTCGACGCCCTGCCCTGCCCGCCCGGCCTGGTCGTCTGCGACGGCTACGGCCTCGCCCACCCCCGCCGCTTCGGCCTCGCCAGCCACCTCGGCGTCCTCACCGGCCTGTCCACGATCGGCGTCGCGAAGAACCCGTTCACCTTCACTTACGACGCCCCCGCCCCCACGCGCGGATCGTCCGCGCCCCTCCTGGCAGGCGACGAGGAGGTCGGCCGAGCCCTCCGCACCCGCACCGCGGTCAAGCCCGTCTTCATCTCGGTGGGCCACCGCGTCACCCTCCCCAACGCCTGCGCCCACACCCTCGCACTGACCCCCGAGTACCGCTTGCCGGAGACGACGCGGAGGGCGGATGCGTTGTGCCGACGGGTGTTGAAGGAGGCGAGCGGTACGAGGGCTTAG
- a CDS encoding YciI family protein, protein MFVLELTYTAPIEAVDAVLEAHVAWLDEQYAKGHFLASGRKNPRDGGVILAVAGDRALIEEIAATDPFVVAGVCAYRITEFYATRTAPELERYRETPD, encoded by the coding sequence ATGTTCGTGCTTGAGCTGACGTACACCGCACCGATCGAGGCCGTCGACGCCGTGCTGGAGGCACACGTGGCGTGGCTCGACGAGCAGTACGCGAAGGGCCACTTCCTGGCGTCCGGGCGCAAGAACCCCCGCGACGGCGGGGTGATCCTCGCCGTCGCGGGGGACCGGGCCCTGATCGAGGAGATCGCCGCGACCGATCCGTTCGTGGTGGCCGGGGTCTGCGCCTACCGGATCACCGAGTTCTACGCGACCAGGACGGCGCCGGAACTCGAGCGGTACCGCGAGACGCCGGACTGA
- a CDS encoding plasmid stabilization protein produces the protein MPRGSSPKRERQYEHIKQSAQDRGESTGRAEEIAARTVNKERARSGESKTASRTSTQDMSSGKRGGQRSGKGSQGPTYDQLYEEAKQRNIRGRSDMNKTQLKQALGNK, from the coding sequence ATGCCACGCGGTTCGAGCCCCAAGCGGGAACGCCAGTACGAGCACATCAAGCAGAGCGCCCAGGACCGGGGCGAGAGCACCGGGCGGGCCGAGGAGATCGCGGCGCGCACGGTGAACAAGGAGCGCGCCCGGTCCGGCGAGTCGAAGACCGCCAGCCGCACGTCCACCCAGGACATGTCCTCCGGCAAGCGGGGTGGGCAGCGGTCGGGCAAGGGCTCCCAGGGGCCCACCTACGACCAGCTCTACGAGGAGGCCAAGCAGCGCAACATCCGCGGCCGTTCGGACATGAACAAGACCCAGCTCAAGCAGGCGCTGGGCAACAAGTGA
- a CDS encoding oxidoreductase — protein MRRSGSTRRVGRTFRTVAAGVACGAALAALTAVPAQAHGPQSRAPHWEAKDSGTPEVRFRGLSAVSRNTAWLAGTGGTVLRTGDGGASWRNVSPPGAAELQFRDIEAFDGRRAVVLAIGEGEASRVYRTDDGGATWTESFRNTDARAFYDCMTFFDRRHGLAMSDPVDGRFRILSTSDGGRSWKVLPSAGMPAAQEGEAGFAASGQCLVSSGPKDVWLATGGAARARVLHSRDRGLTWTAADSPIPAGDPARGVFALAFRDRTHGLAVGGDYRPEQASPQAAARTGDGGAGWQPAALPVQAYRSGVAWLPHSRSAALAVGPTGTDLTADGGRTWRTVDTGSYDTVDCTPDLGCWAAGEKGRVARLER, from the coding sequence ATGAGGCGTTCGGGGAGCACGCGACGGGTTGGGCGTACGTTTCGGACAGTGGCCGCGGGGGTGGCCTGCGGGGCCGCGCTGGCCGCGCTGACGGCCGTACCGGCACAGGCGCACGGGCCGCAGAGCCGGGCGCCGCACTGGGAGGCCAAGGACAGCGGTACGCCCGAGGTGCGTTTCCGGGGGCTGTCCGCCGTCAGCCGGAACACCGCGTGGCTGGCCGGAACCGGGGGCACCGTTCTGCGCACCGGCGACGGCGGCGCGAGCTGGCGGAACGTCTCGCCGCCCGGCGCCGCCGAGTTGCAGTTCCGGGACATCGAGGCGTTCGACGGGCGCCGCGCGGTGGTGCTGGCCATCGGGGAGGGCGAGGCGTCCCGCGTGTACCGCACGGACGACGGCGGCGCGACCTGGACCGAATCCTTCCGCAACACCGACGCGCGGGCCTTCTACGACTGCATGACCTTCTTCGACCGCCGCCACGGCCTGGCGATGAGCGACCCGGTGGACGGCAGGTTCCGCATCCTGTCGACCAGCGACGGCGGCCGCTCATGGAAGGTGCTGCCCAGTGCCGGCATGCCCGCGGCCCAGGAGGGCGAGGCCGGCTTCGCGGCGAGCGGGCAGTGCCTGGTGAGCTCCGGGCCGAAGGACGTCTGGCTGGCCACCGGCGGGGCCGCACGCGCGCGTGTGCTGCACTCCCGCGACCGGGGGCTGACCTGGACGGCCGCCGACTCGCCGATCCCGGCGGGCGATCCGGCGCGCGGCGTCTTCGCCCTCGCCTTCCGCGACCGCACGCACGGCCTCGCCGTCGGCGGCGACTACCGCCCCGAGCAGGCATCCCCGCAGGCCGCCGCCCGCACCGGCGACGGGGGCGCCGGCTGGCAGCCCGCCGCGCTGCCGGTGCAGGCCTACCGCTCCGGTGTCGCCTGGCTCCCGCACAGCCGCAGCGCCGCCCTCGCGGTCGGCCCCACCGGCACCGACCTGACCGCCGACGGCGGGCGCACCTGGCGGACCGTCGACACCGGGTCGTACGACACCGTGGACTGCACGCCGGACCTGGGGTGCTGGGCGGCGGGGGAGAAGGGCCGGGTCGCACGGCTGGAGAGGTGA
- a CDS encoding SsgA family sporulation/cell division regulator, translating into MSTVIEQPVEARLVAAAPRMPSIPATLHYDRSDPFAVRMTFPAPATLEGVEVCWTFSRELLVAGLEAPEGHGDVRVRPYGYDRTVLEFHAPEGTAVVHIRSGEIRRFLQSTSELVPLGLEHLQLDLDHDLAELMRDAC; encoded by the coding sequence TTGTCCACCGTAATCGAGCAGCCCGTAGAGGCCCGTCTCGTCGCCGCCGCGCCGCGGATGCCGAGCATTCCGGCCACCCTTCACTACGACCGCAGCGACCCGTTCGCCGTGCGCATGACCTTCCCGGCCCCGGCGACGCTGGAGGGCGTGGAGGTCTGCTGGACCTTCAGCCGCGAGCTGCTCGTGGCCGGCCTGGAGGCACCCGAGGGCCACGGCGACGTCCGCGTGCGGCCGTACGGCTACGACCGTACGGTCCTGGAGTTCCACGCCCCCGAGGGCACCGCCGTCGTGCACATCCGCTCCGGCGAGATCCGTCGCTTCCTGCAGTCCACGAGCGAACTGGTGCCGCTCGGTCTGGAGCACCTCCAGCTGGACCTGGACCACGACCTGGCGGAGCTGATGCGGGACGCCTGCTGA
- a CDS encoding ABC-F family ATP-binding cassette domain-containing protein encodes MSTSITCTSLSFTWPDGSPVFEGLDVAFGPGRTGLVGINGSGKSTLLKLIAGELTPADGAVRVAGEVGYLPQNVTLDTGLKVDEALGIADRRAALHAIEAGDVAERHFETVGDDWDVEERALATLGELGLAHIELDRTIGEVSGGESVLLRLAALLLRRPDVLLLDEPTNNLDLYARRRLYAAVASWPGVMVVVSHDRELLELVDQIADLRSGEVTWFGGNYSAYEEALATEQEAAERMVRVAESDLKKQKRELVDAQVKLARRRRYGQKMWDQKREPKIVMGARKRAAQESAGKHRIMHEEKLAEAKERLDDAVDAVRDDDEIRVDLPYTAVPPGRTVLTLMDLELAYGARVAGGFDLRGPERIALIGRNGSGKTTLLRTIAGELAPVSGVAQAHVPLRFLPQRLDVLDGELSVAENVARFAPAATNNRVRARLARFLFRGARADQKAATLSGGERFRAALAALMLAEPAPQLLMLDEPTNNLDMASVRQLTSALESYEGALIVASHDLPFLESIGITRWLMVEDGELKEITPEAVGYPA; translated from the coding sequence ATGTCTACTTCCATCACCTGTACGTCCCTTTCCTTCACCTGGCCCGACGGCAGCCCCGTCTTCGAGGGCCTCGACGTCGCGTTCGGCCCCGGCCGGACCGGTCTCGTCGGCATCAACGGATCAGGGAAATCAACCCTGTTGAAGCTGATCGCCGGTGAGCTCACCCCGGCCGACGGCGCCGTACGCGTCGCGGGCGAGGTCGGCTACCTCCCGCAGAACGTCACCCTCGACACCGGCTTGAAGGTCGACGAGGCCCTCGGCATCGCGGACCGGCGGGCCGCACTGCACGCCATCGAGGCGGGCGACGTGGCCGAGCGGCACTTCGAGACCGTCGGCGACGACTGGGACGTCGAGGAGCGCGCCCTCGCCACCCTCGGTGAACTCGGGCTCGCACACATCGAGTTGGACCGCACGATCGGTGAGGTGTCGGGCGGCGAGTCGGTGCTGCTGCGGCTGGCCGCACTGCTGCTGCGCCGCCCGGACGTCCTGCTGCTGGACGAGCCCACCAACAACCTCGACCTGTACGCACGCAGGCGGCTGTACGCGGCCGTCGCGTCCTGGCCGGGGGTGATGGTGGTCGTCAGCCACGACCGCGAACTCCTGGAACTCGTGGACCAGATCGCCGATCTGCGCTCCGGCGAGGTCACCTGGTTCGGCGGCAACTACTCCGCCTACGAGGAGGCGCTCGCCACCGAACAGGAGGCGGCCGAGCGCATGGTGCGCGTGGCCGAGTCCGACCTGAAGAAGCAGAAGCGCGAACTCGTCGACGCCCAGGTCAAGTTGGCCCGCAGGAGGCGGTACGGACAGAAGATGTGGGACCAGAAGCGCGAGCCGAAGATCGTCATGGGGGCGCGCAAGCGGGCGGCGCAGGAGTCCGCCGGCAAGCACCGCATCATGCACGAGGAGAAGCTCGCCGAGGCGAAGGAGCGGCTCGACGACGCGGTGGACGCCGTACGGGACGACGACGAGATCCGCGTCGACCTGCCGTACACGGCCGTACCGCCGGGCCGCACCGTGCTCACGCTGATGGACCTGGAGCTCGCGTACGGCGCGCGTGTCGCCGGTGGCTTCGATCTGCGTGGACCGGAGCGGATCGCGCTGATCGGGCGCAACGGCTCGGGCAAGACGACGCTGCTGCGGACGATCGCCGGGGAGCTGGCGCCCGTCTCCGGCGTGGCGCAGGCCCATGTGCCCCTGCGGTTCCTGCCGCAGCGGCTCGACGTGCTGGACGGCGAGCTGAGCGTCGCCGAGAACGTGGCCCGGTTCGCGCCGGCCGCCACCAACAACCGGGTCCGGGCGCGGCTGGCCCGCTTCCTGTTCCGGGGCGCACGGGCCGACCAGAAGGCGGCGACGCTGTCCGGCGGCGAACGCTTCCGGGCGGCACTGGCCGCTCTGATGCTCGCAGAGCCCGCGCCGCAGCTGCTGATGCTGGACGAGCCGACGAACAACCTGGACATGGCGAGCGTTCGACAGCTCACCTCGGCCCTGGAGTCGTACGAGGGGGCGCTGATCGTGGCCAGTCACGACCTGCCGTTCCTGGAGTCGATCGGCATCACGCGCTGGCTGATGGTGGAGGACGGAGAACTGAAGGAAATCACGCCAGAAGCTGTCGGGTATCCCGCCTAG